The window GTTCCGAAAGCGAATCGGGGTTTGTGTTGGCGACCCCTTTTGCATGCTGGACATAGGTAAATTAAAAAAGTCGATAAGCCCCCGCAGCCATGACTCCAAGGGTACGTATTCGCCAAAGGGCACCAGCTTTTGCTTGTTGTATGAGCCTTCGCCTTGGCCCAGCGCTATAAAGCTGTTGTAAATATTTATCCTGGCGTCTTCACCTCTATCCGCGCTGAGAATACCCATCATCAAGGCGGCGTTGTTTTCTTTGGCCTGCTTGTCCAGCTGTTTGAGCAGCGGTCCCGCCTGACTGCTGAAGTAAGGGAGTGCGGTTTCCGGCCAGATAATCAGGTCGCTGTCCCAGAGTGGTTCGGTGAGAGTGAGATAAGTCTCTGTAATAACTTCACGATTCTCGCGAAGCCATTTTACTTCCTGGGCAATGTTCGCCTGCACCATGCTGACCTGAATAGGTTCGCCTCGTGGAGTCGTCCATTCAATTGGCTGTAACAAGGCTCCTCCGCCCCAAGCTCCGACGATTAGCGCTGTTGCGCAGGCGAGAGTAGTCAGAGATTTGCGGTTACGATAGCTGAGGTTTAAAGCGTGGCAGGACAACCACAGCAAAAAGGCCACGCCATAGACGCCCAGTATCGGCGCCCAACCGGCTAATGGCGTTTCGATAAAGGCGACGCCCAGAAACAGCCAGGGGAAGCCTGTCAGTAACCAGGATCTGACCCATTCGAACAAAACCCACATGGCGATAAACACAAGCCCTTCCAGGCCGGGCGATAAGCGTTTCCGGGTCAAGCGGGCGGTTATCGCAAATTGCAGCATGGGGAATAAGGCGATGCCTGCGACAAAAGCGGCGGTCAGGATAAAGGCCAGCACTGCGCTGGCGTTGCCGTGCTCATGGATGCTGACGTAAACCCAGGAAGCGCCGGAGCCGAACAGTCCGAGGCCAAACGCCCAACCTTGCGCCAGGGCTGGTTTGACCTTGCCGAATTGAAATACATTCAGCAGGATCAAGGCGGCGGGAAAGGCGCAGAACCACAGGTTGTAGGGGGCGAAACACAGAGTGAGCAGCCCGCCTGCGGCGGCCGGGGCCACCCAGTTTTTCAGCAAAGCGGACTTCATGCCGTGCGGCTGACCTGGATCAGACGAATCTGGCGGCTGTCCGCGTTGAGTATCTTGATATCGAAGCCGTTAAAGGAGACCGTTTCACCCCGTTTGGGCAGGCGCCCAAACTGCTTGATGACCAGCCCGCCAATTGTGTCGAACTCTTCTTCGTCCAGTTTGGTGGTGAAGTACTCGTTAAACTCTTCCACCGGGGTCAGCGCTTTAACGACATATTGATTGTGGCCGGTGCATTTGATGAGGCTTTCTTCATCGAAGTCATGTTCATCTTCGATTTCGCCCACAATCTGTTCAAGCACGTCCTCGATGGTCACCAGTCCGGCTACTCCGCCATATTCGTCCACCACTATCGCCATATGGTTGCGGTTTTCCTTGAACTCTTTCAGCAGCTGATTCAGGCGCTTACTCTCAGGAATAAACCATACGGGGCGCAGAATGTCCTGTACTTTGCTTTTGTTTAATTCGTTTTTCAGCGCCAGTCCAAGCAGGTCTTTAGCCAGCAGAATGCCCACTACCTCGTCTTTGGATTCGCCGATGACAGGGTAGCGGGAATGAGCGGACTCAAGCAGCTCGTCCATGTATTCCTGAGGGCTCTGAGAAGCCTTGACGACGCTCATTTGAGCGCGAGGAATCATGATTTCCCTGACCTGCATGTCGGTCACCTGCATGGCGCCTTCAATCAGGCTCAGGGAGTCGGGGTCTATGATGTTGCGGTTTTCCGCCTCCCGCATAATCTGCAGGAGTTCTTCCTTGTTTTGCGGTTCATCGGAAAAGGCCTGGGTTATACGGTCAAGCCATGAGCGAGAGATTTGCTGGCTACCCGAATGATCGTCACTCATTGATGTTGTGTTACCCTTCAGCTAAAGAACTGTTGGTGGCGTAAGGAGGGGGAAAGCCCAGACTGGTCACCAGTTCGGTTTCGAGACTTTCCATAACCTCTGCTTCCTCGTCAATTATATGGTCGTATCCCTGTAAATGCAGCATCCCGTGAATGACCATATGGGCCCAGTGCGCAGCGGCGGTTTTTTGTTGTTCAACGGCCTCGTTGAACACTACCGGCGCGCAAATAACCAAGTCGCCCAACAGGGGCAAAGTTAATCCAGGCGGGTTTTCAAAAGGGAAGGACAGGACATTGGTCGGCTTGTCTTTGCCGCGATACTGCGCGTTTAGCTCCTGGCTTTCCTCCGCGTCAACGATGCGGATGGTCACCTCACGGTCGCCCGTTTCGCGCAGGGCTGCTTGCGCCCACAGAATCAGCTGTTCTTCACTTGGAAGGTCAGCCTCTTCCGAGGCTATCTGGATATCGACGTCGAGACTCATAAACTGCTTTATTTAGATGCGTTTGCTTCGTTTATATGGGCTTCGGCGACGATTTTCAAATGGAATTTTTGTTAAATGCTTCGTACGCATCAACAATTCTTTGTACGAGAGGGTGACGAACGACGTCTTTGCTCAGGAATTTGGTGACGCTGACGCCTTTGACGTCCTCCAGCACTTTCAATGCTTGTACAAGGCCGGACGGAACGCCTTTCGGCAGATCGACCTGAGTGGGGTCTCCAGTAACTACAGCAGTTGAGCCGAAGCCGATCCGGGTCAGGAACATTTTCATCTGCTCTGGCGTAGTGTTCTGGCTTTCATCCAGGATGATGAAGGCGTTGTTAAGCGTACGGCCGCGCATGAAGGCCAGCGGCGCAATTTCGATCAGCCCTTTTTCCAGTAGTCGATTGACCTGCTCGAAACCGAACATCTCGTATAACGCGTCGTACAGAGGGCGTAGATAAGGGTCGACTTTCTGCGCCAGATCACCGGGCAGGAATCCTAACTTTTCACCAGCCTCAACCGCGGGACGCACTAGCAGAATGCGCTTCACCTGATCATCGGCCAGCGCTTGCGCTGCGCAAGCGACCGCCAGGTAGGTCTTGCCTGTTCCAGCAGGACCAACGCCGAAGTTAATGTCGTGCTGCAGGACGGACTTTACATAATGAATCTGGTTTTGACCGCGTGGCCGGATATGTAGCTTTGGTGTACGGATGACAACGCCACCGGAAGAGCTGCTTGTTTCGTCTTCTTCCTCGGCCCCGGACTCACGAATAAACAGATGGACCGTGTCGGGCTCAATGGTGGAGGAAGCTTCGGTTTCCCGGTAAATGTGACGGATGATTTCCGCCGCCGCCTGGGCGTTCTTTTCTTCCCCAAACAGCGTGAATGAATGCCCGCGGTAGGCGACGCGCACCTTCAGGCGGCGTTCGATTAAGCGCAGGTTTTCGTCAAACTGCCCGCATAGCGCTTGCAGTCTGATGGGGTCAGCAGGTTCCAGCTTAAAGCTGATGGCTGGTTCGTTCAAAATATATCGCCTGATAGTGTGATATGGGCCTGTGACTTAATAGTCCAGGCCATCAACGCGTTCGCCGCGCAGTGAGTTGGGCAGGGCGGCAGTGATGGTGACATCGACAAAACGCCCGATAATGTCATGACTGTCGGTACGGAAGTTCACTACACGGTTGTTTTCGGTGCGCCCCTGTAGTTCGCCAGGATCTTTCTTGGATACGCCTGTCACCAAAATACGCTGGGTGGAGCCGACCATTTTACGGCTGATGTCCTGTGCGAACTGCAAGATGCGCTGCTGCAGAATCGCCAGACGCTGTTTCTTGGCCTCTTCGGAGACGTTGTCTTCCAGGTTGGCGGCAGGAGTGCCTGGACGCGCGCTGTAAACGAAGCTGAATGAGTGGTCAAAGCCTATCTCATTGATCAGATTCATGGTTTCCTCGAAATCCGCGTCAGTTTCCCCTGGGAAGCCAACAATGAAGTCAGAGGACAGGCTGATGTCAGGACGAATCTCTTGCAGACGACGCAGCTTGTCTGTGTATTCAGCGACAGTGTGGCCGCGCTTCATCAGGTTCAGTATGCGGTCGGAGCCGCTTTGCACGGGTAAGTGCAGGTGGCTAACCAGCTTGGGAACGCTGGCGTAGACATCGATTAGCGAGTCGGAAAATTCGACCGGGTGCGAAGTGGTGTAGCGAATGCGGTCAATGCCGTCGACCGAGGCGACATAAGTGATCAGCTCCGCCAAATCCATATAATCGCCGTCGTGCGTCAGTCCCCGGTATGCGTTGACGTTCTGGCCGAGTAGGTTGACTTCCCGCACGCCTTGTCCGGCCAAATGCGCGATTTCCGCGATCACGTCGTCTACAGTGCGGCTGACTTCTTCGCCGCGAGTGTAGGGCACCACGCAGAATGTGCAGTACTTGCTGCAGCCCTCCATGATGGAGACGAAGGCGCTGGCGCCTTCGCTGCTGGGCATAGGCAGGCGGTCGAACTTTTCAATTTCGGGGAATGTGACGTCCACCATGGGAATCTTTTGATGGGCGACGGAGTTGACCATTTCCGGCAAGCGGTGCAGGGTCTGCGGGCCAAACACCATATCCACGTAAGGCGCGCGGTCGCGAATAGCATCGCCTTCCTGGCTGGCGACACAGCCGCCGACGCCGATCAGCAGATTAGGATTTTTTTCTTTGAGCGTTTTCCAGCGGCCTAACTGATGAAACACTTTCTCCTGGGCTTTTTCCCGGATAGAACAGGTGTTCAGCAGTAAAATGTCCGCCTCATCGGGGTTGTCGGTGAGTTCAACGCTATGACTCTCGCCTAATAAGTCAGCCATGCGCGAGGAGTCATACTCGTTCATCTGACAGCCATAGGTTTTAATAAAGAGTTTTTGCGCCATTCAAAACCACCCGAAGAATCTGCGAACTTAAAAATTGGGACCGCGTATTATACGTTCTAGGCGGACTCTAGTGTAGGGGGGCGTTCAAAAAGTTAGCAGTATGGACTCCAGAGCTCGGTGGCGGCTGTGATATGATTGCGCCGGTTTTCAGCGTCTCCCCTTTGTTCTCAAGGCTTACGAGGGCGATACGGATAGTTGAGCGATTGAATTTACAGGTGTGTTTATGTCGAATAAGACGAGTAAAAAAGTTTTTCGGGTCGTTTACTTTAATCAGGATGAGGTATTCGAGCTGTACGCGAGTAAAGTCTATTCCAGCGAGCTGTATGGGTTTATTGAGGTGGAGAACTGGTTGTTCGGTGAGCGCTCCCAGTTACTGGTTGATCCTGCGGAGGAGAAACTCAAAGGGGAGTTTGCAGGAGTAAGTCGTTCCTTCATTCCTATGACGTCTATTATCCGTATCGACGAAGTGGAGCAGCAGGGAACCGCAAAGATCTCCTCCGGCAAGTCCGGAGGAACAGTGGCCAGCTTTCCTCGTCCCCCAGTGAAAACGGATCGCTAGCACTGATGACGGCGCCGTGTCCCCGGCGCTGTCGCTACCTTTCCACGCTTGTGTGTTCGCTCCTGGCCTATTCGTCGTTGTCGTCCTGATTCTGTTCCTGCTCTTCCTGAGGGCTTAGGTAGCGTTTTAACTGCGCTTTCAAAGACTTGGGGATCTCCATAATAATGAGTGCGTCTTTCTCGCTGTCGTAAATAATGCTTTCATTTATTGCTTCGGAAGAGAACGACAAGCTCATGCCGGAGCCTCTGCCTGCAAAGCGGACGAGTTGTTTCAGCTTGCGACTGTCCGGGCGCAACGCTGCCGGGGCTTCAGGTATAGCTTCGCGCATGAAGTGGGCGAACTTGTCGGGGTTTTGTTCATCCATGGCGATGGACAATTCCTCAATTTGTACGGCTTCCCCCAGTTTCTCCTGGTCTGAGCAGAACTCAACCGCCTTTTTCTTCAGCTTGGCGGCGCTCTTCGGATCTAATGATTCAGCGAAGCGCTCCAGGCCGCTCAATACCACTTCTGTTTCTTTGGCGGTGTCCACATGGGTGGCGAAACCAAAACTATGGCAGCCCGCTTCGCCTATCTTGCGCAGGTTACGTTGGAGATAGACGCTGGCGCAGTCCGGCTGATTGCTGGTGAAAAGTGGGTCCAGTTCGATACGCAGGGCGAAAGTGATGGCTTGTGGGTCCAGATGCTCAATGGGCTCTATTTGCAATTCGTTGGTAACGACATTGGTGACGCTGCTTTCCAGAACAAAAATATAAAGGGTGCGGGCGTCGCCCTGCTGGTCGTGGATCCACAATAAGTAGCTCTGTGTGGTGAGTGGAATTACGTCCAGCTTTTCTTTGAAATCGGCCAAGCCTTTTTCGGTTAACTGCTGGAAGGACATTTTTCCTTCGTACCAATCCTTTAGCCGGGGGCCAAAACTTTGGCCTTCAGCGTGAAGATTAATACGCCCAAAAGCCTTACCCGTTTTTGCGGCGAACAATCGACGTAAGGTATGAAAAACAGCCTCATTGTCCGCGCCGGTCTTGGGCAGTTGTTGCGGAATTCGGGTCTGGCTGGCGTCGTCTTCGGAGAATTTTTCCAGTACCTGAATGCTGAGTTCGCTAATCGCCATAGTAGGTAAGCCTTAATCGAGCCTGAGTGTGCGGGGGACGCCGGACGAAGCCGTGTCCTAGTTAAAGGCGGATTGTAATCGCCCCAGTAAAGAGTGCAAGGCTGCTGTACGGGCATTCTGAGTTTTGCTCAGTAACCGTGAGATATGTTGCGTTGTCTTGTAGACTTCCTTTATCCATAACAATGATTCAAGGAACCAAGCATGAGTACAGGTTTTACTATTCCCAACCGGTTACTGCTGGGGCCCGGGCCTTCGAACACGCCCGCCAGCGTGCTTGCGGCGATGTCGCAACCGACTATTGGTCATCTGGACCCTGTCTTTATCGAGATGATGGATCAGATCAAGCAGATGTTGCAGGCGACATTCCAGACGCAGAATAGATTGACGATGCCTGTTTCAGCGCCGGGCTCCGCTGGCATGGAAACTTGCCTGGTTAATTTGCTGGAGCCGGGGGATCAGGCGATTGTCGCGATCAATGGCGTGTTCGGCAAACGTATGGTGGAAAACGTTGTTCGTGCGGGCGGCGTACCGATTGTCGTTGAATTTGAGTGGGGGAGCCCGGTTGATCCGCAGCGTATCGAGGAAGTTCTGAACGAGCACCCCAACGCGCGGCTGCTGGCGTTTGTGCATGCGGAGACGTCCACTGGCGCGCGTTCCGACGCTGAGACCCTGTGTCGTCTTGCGCATGAGCGTGACGTACTGTCCGTCGTTGATATGGTTACTTCATGGTGCGGTATAGAGGTGGACGTAGACGGTTGGAAAGCCGACGCAGTATACAGTGGCGCGCAAAAGTGTCTCTCTGCTGTGCCGGGTATTGCCCCAGTGACTTTCAGTGAAAAGGCGGCGGACCGAATCCGTACTCGGAGCAAGCCCGTGCAAAGCTGGTTTCTGGATATGAGCCTGGTAATGGCCTATTGGGCTGAAGGTGGCCAGCGGGCGTATCACCACACTGCGCCAGTTAATACTCTGTATGCGATTCATGAGGCGTTGCGCCTGGTCCTGGACGAAGGGTTGGAGAATCGCTGGGCGAGGCATAGAACGGCTCATGAAGCCTTGGTGAGAGGCGTGGAGTCGCTGGGGCTGTCCTTCCTGGTGGATGAGCCTTACCGCCTGCCAATGTTGAATGCGATCAAAGTGCCGGAAGGTGTTGATGAGGCGGCTGTGCGAACGAAGCTGCTGACAGATTACAACATGGAGATTGGCGCTGGACTTGGGCCGCTGCAAGGGAAAATCTGGCGTATTGGACTAATGGGAAATAACGCCACAGTGGAATGTGCGAATCGTGCGGTAAGCGCTCTGGATGAGTGTTTGAGGGCGTTGAAATAACCGAAAATAAAAAGGCCTCAAGGCGAAAGTCGCTTTGAGGCCTATATTTGGCTAAGAAAGCTTTACACGAAGTAGTGCTTCTCCACCAGCTCACCGATGACGCGGTTAACCTGTGTTGAAAGCTCTTTCTCGTCTGCCGCGCTTACCGTAGCGGCGACTTCACCTTCATACGATTCAACGCTTTGGGTGGCGATGACCAGCAGGCCGGCTTTCAGTAGGGCGGTTAATGTGGCTTCAGCCAGAGTTTCCTCGACAACCACTACAGATTTACCACGCTCAAACAGGTTGCGCTCCAGTGCGTAAGCCAGTTTGTCCGCCAGCTCGCCTTCGACTTTAATCAGACCGGGCTTGTGACCGTTACGGGCTTCACGTTCTGCGTCAGTGATGGGGGCGAAAGCAGCGATGTCCGCATCGTCTACAGCGCTTTCGATCATGCCTGCGCCGATAGTGACGTTGGTCAGGCGGTCAATGATGATGAAAGCGCCGGTAGTGCGGTTACGGGAATAGGGATCAAACACCAACGGTTGGTTGAGCGTGACTTCGCAGGAGCCGATTTCGTTCAGCTGCAGCGTATCGGTTTCGCTCTTCTCCAGCGTATTGACGTCGATCTGGTGATGGATGCGACTAACAGAACCGGTCGCCAGATGCGTCGCCTGCTTGATGTAGTATTGACGGCCCGGCAGCAACGGCGCTTCGCTCATCCAGACTATATGCGCCTGCATCCGGTTGGATACGCAGGGGACGTTATCTGGGCGAACCAGTACGTCGCCGCGGCTGATATCGATCTCGTCGGCTAATGTCAGCGTCACGGCCTGATCAGAGAAAGCTTCTTCCTGTTCGCCCTCGAAGGTGACGATGGACTTTACCGTACTGGTTTTGCGGGAAGGCAGCGCCATGATGGGGTCGCCTTTGCGGATAATCCCCGAGGATACTGTGCCGCTATAGCCGCGGAAGTCCAGGTTCGGACGATTGACGTACTGCACTGGCATGCGGAAATCGGACAAATTCTTGTCGCGGGAGATTTCCACTGTCTCCAGGATTTCCATCAGCGGCTTGTCTTTGTACCAAGGCATCGCTGGGGAGTTGGAGACCACGTTGTCGCCATCCAGTGCTGAGATCGGTACGAATTTCAGGTCGTGTAGAGTCAGGCCTTTAGCGAAATTCAGATACTCTTGTTTGATCTCTTCGTAGCGCTCTTCGCTGTAGTCCACCAAGTCCATTTTGTTCACCGCCACCAAAATGTGCTGGATGCCCAGCAGTGAGGCGATGAAGGTGTGGCGTTTGGTCTGTTTCAGAACGCCGTGACGGGCGTCGATCAGGATGATGGCCAGTTGCGCAGTGGAGGCGCCTGTGGCCATGTTGCGCGTGTATTGCTCATGGCCTGGGGTGTCGGCGATGATGAACTTTCTCTTGGCGGTGGAGAAATAGCGATAGGCGACGTCAATCGTGATGCCTTGCTCGCGCTCCGCCTGAAGTCCGTCAACCAGCAGGGATAAATCGAGCTTTTCGCCCGCATTGCCGGATTTGGCGCTGTCTTTTTTGATGGCTTCAAGTTGATCTTCATAGATCATCTTGGAGTCGTGCAGCAATCGGCCGATCAGGGTGCTTTTGCCGTCGTCAACGCTGCCGCAGGTTAAAAGGCGAAGCAGCTCTTTGTGTTCGTGCTGCTTCAGATATTCGAGAATGTCTTCGCTGATTAGGTTTGATTGATGTGACATGGACCGTACTCAATTGAACTCTGCTAAATGAATGCTTCCCTGAAGGCGCTTCTTCTCTCTATGGATCAGAAGTAGCCTTCGCGTTTCTTTTGCTCCATCGAGCCAGCCTGATCATGGTCAATGACGCGACCTTGACGCTCAGAGCTGGTGGTTAGCAGCATTTCCTGAATAATTTCCGGCAACGTGGTCGCCGTAGATTCGATAGCTCCAGTCAGCGGGTAGCAGCCCAGAGTACGGAAGCGCACGTCTTTCATCATCGGGGTTTCGCCCGGCTTTAAAGGCATGCGGTCATCGTCCACCATGATCATCGTGCCATCGCGCTCGACAACTGGGCGCTTGGCGGAGAAGTAAAGAGGGACGAGCTCAATGTTCTCCAGATAGATGTATTGCCAGATGTCCAGTTCGGTCCAGTTGGACAGAGGGAACACCCGGATGCTTTCGCCTTTATTGATCTTTCCGTTGTACAGGTTCCACAGCTCAGGGCGCTGATTTTTCGGATCCCAGCGGTGATTGGAGTCGCGGAAAGAATAGACGCGCTCTTTCGCGCGGGACTTCTCCTCGTCGCGACGGGCGCCGCCAAAGGCTGCATCGAATTTATATTTATTGAGAGCCTGTTTCAGAGACTCGGTCTTCATGACATCGGTATGCTTGGCGCTGCCGTGTGTAAAGGGGCCGATGCCCTCGCGCACGCCGTCTTCATTTATGTGGACAATCAAGTCCAGTCCAAATTT is drawn from Hahella sp. KA22 and contains these coding sequences:
- the cysD gene encoding sulfate adenylyltransferase subunit CysD, with the translated sequence MTDYNLTHLKQLEAESIHIIREVAAEFERPVMLYSIGKDSSVMLHLARKAFFPGKPPFPLMHVDTTWKFKDMITFRDQQAAKFGLDLIVHINEDGVREGIGPFTHGSAKHTDVMKTESLKQALNKYKFDAAFGGARRDEEKSRAKERVYSFRDSNHRWDPKNQRPELWNLYNGKINKGESIRVFPLSNWTELDIWQYIYLENIELVPLYFSAKRPVVERDGTMIMVDDDRMPLKPGETPMMKDVRFRTLGCYPLTGAIESTATTLPEIIQEMLLTTSSERQGRVIDHDQAGSMEQKKREGYF
- a CDS encoding HlyC/CorC family transporter, with translation MSDDHSGSQQISRSWLDRITQAFSDEPQNKEELLQIMREAENRNIIDPDSLSLIEGAMQVTDMQVREIMIPRAQMSVVKASQSPQEYMDELLESAHSRYPVIGESKDEVVGILLAKDLLGLALKNELNKSKVQDILRPVWFIPESKRLNQLLKEFKENRNHMAIVVDEYGGVAGLVTIEDVLEQIVGEIEDEHDFDEESLIKCTGHNQYVVKALTPVEEFNEYFTTKLDEEEFDTIGGLVIKQFGRLPKRGETVSFNGFDIKILNADSRQIRLIQVSRTA
- a CDS encoding alanine--glyoxylate aminotransferase family protein, with translation MSTGFTIPNRLLLGPGPSNTPASVLAAMSQPTIGHLDPVFIEMMDQIKQMLQATFQTQNRLTMPVSAPGSAGMETCLVNLLEPGDQAIVAINGVFGKRMVENVVRAGGVPIVVEFEWGSPVDPQRIEEVLNEHPNARLLAFVHAETSTGARSDAETLCRLAHERDVLSVVDMVTSWCGIEVDVDGWKADAVYSGAQKCLSAVPGIAPVTFSEKAADRIRTRSKPVQSWFLDMSLVMAYWAEGGQRAYHHTAPVNTLYAIHEALRLVLDEGLENRWARHRTAHEALVRGVESLGLSFLVDEPYRLPMLNAIKVPEGVDEAAVRTKLLTDYNMEIGAGLGPLQGKIWRIGLMGNNATVECANRAVSALDECLRALK
- a CDS encoding PhoH family protein, whose translation is MNEPAISFKLEPADPIRLQALCGQFDENLRLIERRLKVRVAYRGHSFTLFGEEKNAQAAAEIIRHIYRETEASSTIEPDTVHLFIRESGAEEEDETSSSSGGVVIRTPKLHIRPRGQNQIHYVKSVLQHDINFGVGPAGTGKTYLAVACAAQALADDQVKRILLVRPAVEAGEKLGFLPGDLAQKVDPYLRPLYDALYEMFGFEQVNRLLEKGLIEIAPLAFMRGRTLNNAFIILDESQNTTPEQMKMFLTRIGFGSTAVVTGDPTQVDLPKGVPSGLVQALKVLEDVKGVSVTKFLSKDVVRHPLVQRIVDAYEAFNKNSI
- the miaB gene encoding tRNA (N6-isopentenyl adenosine(37)-C2)-methylthiotransferase MiaB, which encodes MAQKLFIKTYGCQMNEYDSSRMADLLGESHSVELTDNPDEADILLLNTCSIREKAQEKVFHQLGRWKTLKEKNPNLLIGVGGCVASQEGDAIRDRAPYVDMVFGPQTLHRLPEMVNSVAHQKIPMVDVTFPEIEKFDRLPMPSSEGASAFVSIMEGCSKYCTFCVVPYTRGEEVSRTVDDVIAEIAHLAGQGVREVNLLGQNVNAYRGLTHDGDYMDLAELITYVASVDGIDRIRYTTSHPVEFSDSLIDVYASVPKLVSHLHLPVQSGSDRILNLMKRGHTVAEYTDKLRRLQEIRPDISLSSDFIVGFPGETDADFEETMNLINEIGFDHSFSFVYSARPGTPAANLEDNVSEEAKKQRLAILQQRILQFAQDISRKMVGSTQRILVTGVSKKDPGELQGRTENNRVVNFRTDSHDIIGRFVDVTITAALPNSLRGERVDGLDY
- the lnt gene encoding apolipoprotein N-acyltransferase; this translates as MKSALLKNWVAPAAAGGLLTLCFAPYNLWFCAFPAALILLNVFQFGKVKPALAQGWAFGLGLFGSGASWVYVSIHEHGNASAVLAFILTAAFVAGIALFPMLQFAITARLTRKRLSPGLEGLVFIAMWVLFEWVRSWLLTGFPWLFLGVAFIETPLAGWAPILGVYGVAFLLWLSCHALNLSYRNRKSLTTLACATALIVGAWGGGALLQPIEWTTPRGEPIQVSMVQANIAQEVKWLRENREVITETYLTLTEPLWDSDLIIWPETALPYFSSQAGPLLKQLDKQAKENNAALMMGILSADRGEDARINIYNSFIALGQGEGSYNKQKLVPFGEYVPLESWLRGLIDFFNLPMSSMQKGSPTQTPIRFRNATLMPFICYEVVYPDFVAKLAQEPELLVTVSNDSWFGASIGPHQHLQIAQMRALENDKYMLRSTNNGITAIIDPHGRIASRAPQFQATTLSGKVELRQGATPFSRLGSWPILIIATLLLAGALLLGRREQTEAPAAALEQAG
- the ybeY gene encoding rRNA maturation RNase YbeY, which translates into the protein MSLDVDIQIASEEADLPSEEQLILWAQAALRETGDREVTIRIVDAEESQELNAQYRGKDKPTNVLSFPFENPPGLTLPLLGDLVICAPVVFNEAVEQQKTAAAHWAHMVIHGMLHLQGYDHIIDEEAEVMESLETELVTSLGFPPPYATNSSLAEG
- a CDS encoding nucleoid-associated protein; this translates as MAISELSIQVLEKFSEDDASQTRIPQQLPKTGADNEAVFHTLRRLFAAKTGKAFGRINLHAEGQSFGPRLKDWYEGKMSFQQLTEKGLADFKEKLDVIPLTTQSYLLWIHDQQGDARTLYIFVLESSVTNVVTNELQIEPIEHLDPQAITFALRIELDPLFTSNQPDCASVYLQRNLRKIGEAGCHSFGFATHVDTAKETEVVLSGLERFAESLDPKSAAKLKKKAVEFCSDQEKLGEAVQIEELSIAMDEQNPDKFAHFMREAIPEAPAALRPDSRKLKQLVRFAGRGSGMSLSFSSEAINESIIYDSEKDALIIMEIPKSLKAQLKRYLSPQEEQEQNQDDNDE
- a CDS encoding DUF1820 family protein; its protein translation is MSNKTSKKVFRVVYFNQDEVFELYASKVYSSELYGFIEVENWLFGERSQLLVDPAEEKLKGEFAGVSRSFIPMTSIIRIDEVEQQGTAKISSGKSGGTVASFPRPPVKTDR
- the cysN gene encoding sulfate adenylyltransferase subunit CysN, with protein sequence MSHQSNLISEDILEYLKQHEHKELLRLLTCGSVDDGKSTLIGRLLHDSKMIYEDQLEAIKKDSAKSGNAGEKLDLSLLVDGLQAEREQGITIDVAYRYFSTAKRKFIIADTPGHEQYTRNMATGASTAQLAIILIDARHGVLKQTKRHTFIASLLGIQHILVAVNKMDLVDYSEERYEEIKQEYLNFAKGLTLHDLKFVPISALDGDNVVSNSPAMPWYKDKPLMEILETVEISRDKNLSDFRMPVQYVNRPNLDFRGYSGTVSSGIIRKGDPIMALPSRKTSTVKSIVTFEGEQEEAFSDQAVTLTLADEIDISRGDVLVRPDNVPCVSNRMQAHIVWMSEAPLLPGRQYYIKQATHLATGSVSRIHHQIDVNTLEKSETDTLQLNEIGSCEVTLNQPLVFDPYSRNRTTGAFIIIDRLTNVTIGAGMIESAVDDADIAAFAPITDAEREARNGHKPGLIKVEGELADKLAYALERNLFERGKSVVVVEETLAEATLTALLKAGLLVIATQSVESYEGEVAATVSAADEKELSTQVNRVIGELVEKHYFV